The nucleotide sequence TCAAGCGGACTTCACAGTCTGCCTGGCGTCCGACCTGGCCGGCGATCGCATTCTTCTTGTGTCAAACAGTCCAGGTCGGGGTTGAATTCCTTCCTTGCGCCGACCGAGTGTGTTAGGGTATCCGCCGACTGCACACCGGCCACGAATACGGGAGATGGGAATGGAGTTGTCTTCTGCTTTATCGCCCCTGTCTGGAGAATTGGCTTCGCTAATTCCCCACGCGGCGCGAAGCATTCTGATCGTCGATCGCGGTGACTCGGCACTGGCCGGAACCCTGTCTCAGAGAGCCTCCGCGTCCGTCGTGGTTGTCGCTCCCGATGCCGTGGGAGAAGTTGCCGCCCCGTTGGACGCAATTGTTATCAATGCGGAGTTGTTTCGAGGCAACGCCATTGTGAGTACCCTCCAATCCCTGAAGTCGATTATGGCGGACCGGGGCTATCTGATTTGGATTCAGGCAGGACCGTCAGGCGCTGGGGATGCCGCGGCCGCCGAAGAGGCCGCCAAATGGATAGGTGATGCAGGGCTCATCCCCTATTTGGTTCGCGAACTCGAGATGCAGGGCCAGAATGGGCAAGCTACTGCAGGTGCATGCGGCTTCGTCATCACTGCCGTTCGCCCTGAGTACAACCCGCTTACCCACGCGCGCGACCTCTTCGCTCAGGGATATGCCGCTCGCTCGTTCGAGATTCTCAACCTGATTCCAGATGCCTTGCTTCAGAATCCGACTGTCCGGGCTCAGGTCGCCGCAGAGCGGATGTTGTGCCTGTTATCTTGGGACCGCACGGCAGACCCCTCAGGCAGGTTGCGGCGATTTTTCCAGTCTCAAGTCCATTTCTTTGAGGCGATTTCCTGTGCGCCGGACCTCCATCTGCCTTATATCTGCCAGTCCGAGTTCTGGAGAAGAATCGGCGATCCAGGAGCGGCATGCAGGGTTCTCAAGCTGATCCAAAGTCGAGTGCCTATTGACGAGGTGAATCAACGGATTGAGGTACTCGCCCAGGCCGAGGTCAGCCTGCCCTATGAGCCGGACCCACCGGTATGGCGACCCACCGTGCCTCACCTTCCCCGTCTTCTCTTCATACTCCCGCAGCGTCCGCATTATGGATTGGACATTCTCTTCGACGGGCTGTGTGCCGTTCTGGGCGACCAAAACGTCACTGACTTTCCGTGGAAGCCCACTCTGCACGGAGAGGCGCCTGTTGAGCTCGCCGATTACCCGTGCTGCTTCAATCGAAGCGGTGCACCTATTTCGGAGCAGGAGGTCGTGCGTCTTCTGCAGGATGGAGCATTCGACGCGGTGTTGTTTGGAGACCTTGACCGGTCGCTGCCGAGAGGCCTGGCACAGCGAGTCTGTCAGGCTGCATGCGGCGTTCCCCTCTTCATCGTAGACCAGCAGGACGACCCCATGGACAACTTCAGGGAGACCCTGGATTTTCTCGGGGTTGCGAGTGCGCAAGGGTATTTCAAACGGGAGAAGT is from Candidatus Hydrogenedentota bacterium and encodes:
- a CDS encoding glycosyltransferase; its protein translation is MELSSALSPLSGELASLIPHAARSILIVDRGDSALAGTLSQRASASVVVVAPDAVGEVAAPLDAIVINAELFRGNAIVSTLQSLKSIMADRGYLIWIQAGPSGAGDAAAAEEAAKWIGDAGLIPYLVRELEMQGQNGQATAGACGFVITAVRPEYNPLTHARDLFAQGYAARSFEILNLIPDALLQNPTVRAQVAAERMLCLLSWDRTADPSGRLRRFFQSQVHFFEAISCAPDLHLPYICQSEFWRRIGDPGAACRVLKLIQSRVPIDEVNQRIEVLAQAEVSLPYEPDPPVWRPTVPHLPRLLFILPQRPHYGLDILFDGLCAVLGDQNVTDFPWKPTLHGEAPVELADYPCCFNRSGAPISEQEVVRLLQDGAFDAVLFGDLDRSLPRGLAQRVCQAACGVPLFIVDQQDDPMDNFRETLDFLGVASAQGYFKREKLLCHDYGPHTVSLPFGYPESRIPESLPVSRTHPLFWAGHRIYGSRRPILEHVEALLGQDFNRRYSQIEYSEVIRNAQIGLNLCGYGFDTVRYWELPAHGCMLLSEHLPIHIPHPFEDGRHAVYFDDLEHLTDRLQYFLAHTDEARTIAEAGRVHLREHHTSSARASQMLGVIQNVFLRGETWPPRR